In one Rugosibacter aromaticivorans genomic region, the following are encoded:
- the aceE gene encoding pyruvate dehydrogenase (acetyl-transferring), homodimeric type encodes MSATPDASLTPADIDPQETREWLDALAAVIEKAGPERAHFLLEQLIADSHRAGINIPYSANTDYINTIPVGQQPRMPGDQELEHTIRAYARWNAMIMVLRANRDDSGLGGHIASYASAATLYDVGFNHFWHAPSENHGGDLVLWQGHSSPGIYARAFLLGRLTEDQMDNFRREVDGKGLSSYPHPWLMPDFWQFPSVSMGLAPLQAIYHARFMKYMQDRGLATTEGRKVWAFMGDGEMDEPESMGAIGVAGRERLDNLIFVINCNLQRLDGPVRGNGKIIQELESDFRGAGWNVIKVVWGGYWDALLAQDKTGLLHQRMMECVDGDYQTFKAKDGAYVRKHFFGKYPELAKMVEHWSDADIWALNRGGHDPHKIYAAYAAAVAHTGKPTVILAKTIKGYGMGPSGEAQNITHQQKKMDSDSLKAFRNRFKLPVKDDDIEKLPYLKFAEGSPELTYMRARREALGGFTPARRRRVEPLPVPPLSAFEALLKAGGEGREFSSTMAFVRALNVMLKDKVIGRRVVPIVVDESRTFGMEGLFRQIGIWNQDGQKYVPQDADQLMFYKETKDGQILQDGINEAGAMADWIAAATAYSVHGVQMIPVYVFYSMFGMQRTMDLVWAAGDQRARGFLIGGTAGRTTLNGEGLQHEDGHSHVLASAVPNCLSYDPTFAYEVAVIVQDGLRRMVAEQEDVFYYLTVMNENYEHPAMPEGSAESILKGMYAFRRGAASNGPRVQLLGSGTIFREVMAAADLLREDWGVEADLWSCPSFNELARNGQDCARWNLLHPTDTQRISHVTACLTDTRGPIIAATDYIRLYAEQIRSLVPRRYTVLGTDGFGRSDTREKLRHFFEVNRYWITLAALTALADDGQIERSQVAAAIAKYALDANKPNPVKV; translated from the coding sequence ATGTCCGCCACGCCTGATGCGTCTTTAACTCCTGCCGACATTGACCCGCAGGAAACCCGCGAATGGCTCGATGCGCTGGCCGCCGTGATCGAAAAAGCAGGGCCGGAGCGTGCACACTTTCTGCTTGAACAGTTGATCGCCGATAGCCACCGCGCAGGCATCAATATCCCCTACAGCGCCAATACGGATTACATCAACACGATCCCCGTCGGGCAGCAGCCCCGCATGCCGGGTGATCAGGAACTGGAGCACACCATCCGCGCCTATGCGCGCTGGAATGCAATGATCATGGTGCTACGCGCCAACCGTGACGATTCCGGCCTGGGTGGCCACATTGCCAGCTATGCTTCCGCCGCCACCTTGTATGACGTCGGCTTTAATCACTTTTGGCATGCGCCATCCGAAAATCATGGTGGCGATTTGGTGCTCTGGCAAGGGCATTCGTCGCCAGGCATTTATGCCCGCGCTTTTCTGCTCGGTCGCTTGACGGAGGATCAAATGGACAACTTCCGCCGTGAGGTTGATGGCAAGGGGCTTTCCAGCTACCCGCATCCATGGCTGATGCCGGACTTCTGGCAGTTTCCCTCGGTGTCTATGGGACTCGCGCCCTTGCAGGCGATTTATCACGCACGCTTCATGAAATATATGCAGGATCGCGGCCTGGCGACAACCGAAGGTCGCAAGGTCTGGGCCTTCATGGGCGACGGCGAGATGGACGAGCCGGAATCCATGGGCGCCATTGGCGTGGCCGGACGCGAACGGCTGGACAACCTGATTTTCGTCATCAATTGCAATCTGCAGCGGCTCGATGGCCCAGTGCGCGGGAATGGCAAAATCATTCAAGAGCTGGAGTCTGATTTTCGCGGTGCGGGCTGGAATGTCATCAAGGTGGTTTGGGGCGGCTACTGGGATGCGCTGCTGGCGCAGGATAAAACCGGTCTGCTGCACCAGCGCATGATGGAATGCGTGGATGGCGATTACCAAACCTTCAAGGCAAAAGATGGCGCCTATGTGCGCAAACATTTCTTTGGCAAATATCCTGAACTCGCCAAAATGGTTGAGCACTGGTCGGATGCTGACATCTGGGCGCTTAATCGCGGTGGTCACGATCCGCACAAAATCTACGCGGCCTACGCCGCTGCGGTGGCGCATACCGGCAAGCCGACGGTGATTCTGGCCAAGACCATCAAGGGTTATGGCATGGGCCCTTCCGGCGAGGCGCAGAACATTACCCACCAGCAAAAGAAAATGGACAGCGATTCACTCAAGGCTTTCCGCAACCGCTTCAAGTTGCCGGTCAAGGATGACGACATTGAAAAACTGCCCTACCTCAAGTTCGCGGAAGGCTCGCCAGAACTGACTTACATGCGCGCACGGCGCGAGGCGCTGGGCGGCTTTACGCCCGCCCGCCGCCGCCGCGTCGAACCGTTGCCGGTGCCACCGCTGTCGGCTTTCGAGGCCTTGTTAAAAGCGGGCGGTGAGGGCCGCGAGTTCTCATCCACCATGGCGTTTGTGCGTGCGTTGAATGTGATGCTCAAAGACAAGGTGATCGGCCGCCGCGTGGTGCCCATCGTGGTGGATGAATCGCGCACTTTTGGCATGGAAGGCCTGTTCCGCCAGATCGGCATCTGGAATCAGGACGGGCAGAAATATGTGCCGCAAGATGCCGACCAGTTGATGTTCTACAAGGAAACCAAAGACGGCCAGATTCTGCAGGACGGGATCAACGAAGCCGGTGCCATGGCCGACTGGATCGCGGCGGCAACTGCCTATTCAGTGCATGGCGTGCAGATGATTCCGGTGTATGTGTTTTATTCGATGTTCGGCATGCAGCGCACCATGGACTTGGTGTGGGCGGCGGGCGATCAGCGGGCGCGCGGCTTTCTCATCGGCGGCACGGCAGGACGCACCACGCTGAATGGCGAAGGCCTGCAACATGAAGACGGCCATTCGCATGTGCTGGCCAGCGCCGTGCCTAACTGCCTCTCATACGATCCGACCTTTGCCTATGAAGTCGCGGTGATCGTGCAGGATGGTTTGCGTCGCATGGTGGCAGAGCAAGAGGATGTGTTTTATTACCTCACGGTGATGAACGAAAATTACGAACATCCCGCCATGCCGGAAGGCAGTGCCGAGAGCATTCTCAAGGGCATGTATGCATTCCGCAGGGGAGCTGCCTCCAACGGGCCACGCGTGCAGTTGCTGGGTTCGGGCACGATCTTCCGCGAGGTCATGGCGGCAGCCGATTTGCTGCGCGAAGATTGGGGTGTGGAGGCTGATTTATGGTCTTGCCCGAGCTTTAACGAGCTGGCGCGCAACGGGCAAGACTGCGCACGCTGGAACCTGCTGCACCCCACAGACACACAGCGCATATCGCATGTCACCGCGTGCCTCACGGATACCCGCGGGCCCATCATCGCCGCCACCGATTACATTCGGCTCTATGCAGAACAGATACGCTCACTGGTGCCACGCCGCTACACCGTGCTGGGCACCGATGGCTTTGGCCGCTCTGATACGCGCGAAAAGTTGCGCCACTTTTTCGAGGTGAATCGTTACTGGATCACGCTGGCTGCACTGACTGCCCTGGCCGATGATGGCCAGATTGAACGTAGCCAGGTGGCTGCTGCGATTGCCAAATATGCGCTGGATGCCAACAAACCCAACCCGGTAAAGGTTTAA
- the aceF gene encoding dihydrolipoyllysine-residue acetyltransferase — translation MSDIVDILVPAIGDFTDVPIIDVLVKVGDEVKVEDSLITVESDKATMDVPSPVAGVISELRVKVGDKISEGVLVARVKVSNPIKIGAGDTAALVEKSVETSAETPVKTPAETAPAVAAPAPIPAPTPTAIAAPAPSAESSATPGTHAHASPSVRAFARTLGVDVAKVSGTGLKGRITQADVEAFVKGVMTGAGSAAVASGQTSGGLNGLNLLPWPTVDFAKFGAIELRPLSRIKKISGANLARNWAMIPHVTQFDEADITDLEAFRVATNKELEKSGVKLTMLAFLIKAVVSALKKFPDFNASLEGRGDEQRLVLKQYFHIGFAADTPNGLMVPVLRDADKKGLADIAREMGALAQKARDGKLGSADMQGGCFSISSLGGIGGTAFTPIINAPEVAILGVSKTQTKPVWDGAAFVPRQMLPLSLSYDHRVIDGAAAARFTSYLSALLVDMRKVLL, via the coding sequence ATGTCTGACATTGTAGATATTCTCGTTCCTGCGATTGGTGACTTCACCGATGTGCCGATTATCGACGTGCTGGTCAAGGTCGGCGATGAAGTCAAGGTAGAAGATTCATTAATCACTGTTGAATCCGACAAAGCCACGATGGATGTTCCTTCGCCAGTGGCAGGCGTGATTAGCGAACTACGCGTCAAGGTAGGCGATAAAATTTCCGAGGGCGTGCTGGTGGCGCGCGTGAAAGTATCGAATCCTATAAAAATCGGCGCTGGTGATACGGCAGCATTGGTTGAAAAATCGGTTGAAACTTCAGCTGAAACTCCGGTCAAAACCCCTGCTGAAACGGCGCCAGCGGTCGCTGCGCCTGCCCCTATTCCAGCCCCCACGCCAACGGCAATAGCCGCACCCGCACCCTCAGCTGAATCATCGGCAACGCCAGGCACTCACGCGCATGCCAGTCCCTCGGTGCGCGCCTTTGCCCGCACCCTGGGCGTGGATGTAGCCAAGGTTTCCGGCACGGGGCTTAAAGGCCGCATCACGCAGGCGGATGTGGAAGCCTTCGTCAAAGGCGTGATGACGGGTGCGGGCTCTGCCGCCGTAGCATCAGGACAGACTTCTGGCGGTCTCAACGGGCTCAATCTGCTGCCCTGGCCGACAGTCGATTTTGCCAAATTTGGCGCCATCGAATTGCGTCCGCTCTCCCGCATCAAGAAGATTTCAGGGGCGAATCTGGCGCGCAACTGGGCGATGATTCCTCACGTCACACAGTTTGATGAAGCCGACATCACCGACCTGGAAGCCTTCCGCGTTGCGACCAATAAAGAGCTGGAAAAAAGCGGCGTCAAACTCACCATGCTGGCGTTTTTGATCAAGGCCGTGGTAAGCGCGCTGAAAAAATTTCCCGACTTTAACGCTTCGCTCGAAGGCCGGGGTGATGAACAGCGTCTGGTGCTCAAACAATATTTCCATATCGGCTTTGCGGCAGATACCCCCAACGGCCTGATGGTGCCTGTGTTGCGTGATGCCGATAAAAAAGGCCTGGCCGACATTGCCCGTGAAATGGGTGCGCTCGCGCAAAAAGCGCGCGATGGCAAACTAGGGTCTGCCGATATGCAGGGCGGCTGCTTTTCCATTTCCAGCCTGGGCGGCATTGGCGGTACAGCATTCACCCCAATTATTAACGCGCCGGAAGTCGCGATCCTTGGCGTCTCCAAAACCCAAACCAAACCGGTGTGGGATGGCGCAGCCTTTGTGCCTCGCCAGATGCTACCGCTGTCACTCTCTTACGATCACCGCGTGATTGACGGTGCTGCCGCTGCGCGGTTTACCAGCTATTTATCGGCCTTGCTGGTAGATATGCGCAAGGTGCTGTTATAA
- a CDS encoding methyltransferase domain-containing protein → MSRNLPGTAAAYDQAAVLARLVGARMAERLDYMKISPQRIADIGCATGDGIRALQARYNKTQALAIDVSLPMLHGVRAHSSRLTRLLGRLLNRGPQLINADARALPLADNTLDFVWSNLMLHWLDDPLPALREIHRVMAVGGLVMFATLGPDSLLELRSAMEEVGADDTARRFIDMHDIGDMLVAAGFADPVMDMEVLNFTYRHPRQFLADQRHLGVRDAFLGQQPFRTWRKVFSAWPRDHEGRWPLRFEVVYGHAWKPAPRARPAHTAEGHAIMTFHRP, encoded by the coding sequence GTGAGCCGCAATTTACCTGGCACGGCGGCAGCTTACGATCAAGCGGCTGTGCTCGCCCGCCTCGTTGGCGCACGCATGGCGGAGCGCCTCGATTACATGAAGATTTCGCCGCAGCGCATCGCCGACATCGGCTGCGCCACGGGCGACGGCATACGCGCCTTGCAAGCACGTTACAACAAGACGCAGGCGCTGGCGATTGATGTTTCTCTGCCGATGTTGCACGGTGTGCGTGCCCACAGTTCACGCCTCACGCGCTTACTTGGACGCCTACTCAATCGCGGCCCGCAACTCATTAACGCCGATGCGCGCGCGCTGCCGCTGGCGGACAATACGCTGGATTTTGTGTGGTCGAATCTGATGCTGCACTGGCTGGATGACCCGCTACCCGCGCTGCGCGAAATACATCGCGTGATGGCTGTCGGCGGCCTGGTGATGTTCGCCACGCTGGGGCCGGATAGCTTGCTTGAACTCCGCTCTGCTATGGAAGAAGTCGGCGCTGATGACACGGCGCGGCGCTTCATCGACATGCATGACATCGGCGATATGCTCGTGGCAGCAGGCTTTGCCGACCCGGTGATGGATATGGAGGTACTGAATTTCACCTACCGCCACCCGCGCCAGTTTCTTGCCGATCAGCGCCATTTGGGTGTGCGTGATGCGTTTCTTGGCCAGCAGCCTTTTCGCACCTGGCGCAAGGTTTTTTCTGCCTGGCCGCGCGATCACGAGGGGCGCTGGCCGCTACGCTTTGAAGTGGTCTACGGCCATGCCTGGAAACCCGCGCCACGAGCACGTCCGGCGCACACCGCAGAGGGCCATGCCATCATGACATTTCATCGCCCATGA
- the phoU gene encoding phosphate signaling complex protein PhoU, whose product MSQQHILKKFDTDLEDLRSRVLAMGGLVEQQFLRAMGGLESGDLSAIEQIIANDHLVNRHEVELDEACTHIIARLQPTAVDLRMVMTVVKIITDLERIGDEAKKIAKMARALHSDNLRSVPHIELRSTANIAVTMLRKSLDAFARVDETVSYEVARQDREVDASFKATMRQLITFMMEDPRTISSSLDLLFVARAIERIGDHAKNIAEYVVYMVKGRDVRHIGLEALEKELSQ is encoded by the coding sequence ATGAGTCAACAACATATTCTCAAAAAATTTGATACCGATCTCGAAGACCTGCGTAGCCGTGTCTTGGCTATGGGCGGCTTGGTGGAACAACAATTCCTGCGCGCCATGGGAGGACTGGAAAGTGGCGACCTGAGCGCGATCGAGCAGATCATTGCCAATGATCACCTGGTTAACCGGCATGAAGTAGAGCTTGACGAAGCCTGCACGCACATCATCGCCCGACTGCAGCCAACGGCGGTTGATCTGCGCATGGTCATGACGGTAGTGAAAATCATCACTGACCTTGAACGCATTGGCGATGAGGCCAAGAAAATTGCCAAAATGGCGCGTGCTTTACACTCGGATAATCTACGCTCCGTTCCTCACATCGAGCTGCGGTCTACCGCCAATATCGCAGTGACCATGCTGAGAAAATCTCTCGATGCGTTTGCCCGCGTGGATGAAACGGTATCCTATGAAGTGGCACGACAGGATCGCGAAGTGGATGCCAGCTTCAAGGCAACGATGCGTCAGCTGATTACCTTTATGATGGAAGATCCGCGCACCATTTCCAGCTCGCTGGATTTGCTGTTTGTCGCCCGCGCCATTGAGCGCATTGGCGATCACGCCAAGAATATTGCTGAATACGTCGTGTATATGGTCAAGGGGCGCGATGTGCGCCACATCGGGCTGGAAGCCCTGGAAAAAGAACTCTCGCAGTAA
- the argA gene encoding amino-acid N-acetyltransferase, whose protein sequence is MTLDIRGAQPDTDARLVAWVRQAAPYIHAFRGRTFVIAFGGEVLETGSAQALIHDIALLDSMGIRLVLVHGARPQIDAEMRMRGLEPRFHKGLRVTDGEALECVKRAMGVTRIEIEALLSQGLPNTPMAGAFLRVTGGNFVTARPVGVVDGIDFQYTGAVRKVIAEEIQADLAQENVVLITPISASPTGEIFNLAWEEVAEAVAVAVQADKLIYLCDAAGVVNAKGALIDALTADEAQKIAGKYLQAQAPEIARVLPSAVRACRAGVGRVHFLDRQSDGAMLMEFFTRDGVGTVMTQAPLARLRDATIDDVGAILRLIEPLEADGTLVKRGRERLEMEVSRFSLVEHDGVVVGCAALYPFTDAKSAELACVAVMPDFRRSGYGDQLRAYIETRARKMKLKQLFVLTTRTAHWFIERGFVESSVDALPAARREVYNLQRRSKVLVKTL, encoded by the coding sequence ATGACACTGGATATTCGTGGCGCACAACCCGATACAGATGCGCGGTTAGTGGCTTGGGTGCGTCAAGCTGCACCTTATATTCATGCGTTTCGTGGTCGTACGTTTGTCATAGCGTTTGGCGGCGAGGTGCTCGAGACAGGTTCGGCACAAGCACTCATTCACGATATCGCGTTGCTTGATAGCATGGGCATACGGCTGGTGCTCGTGCATGGGGCACGCCCGCAGATTGATGCTGAAATGCGTATGCGCGGCTTGGAGCCCAGGTTTCACAAAGGCTTGCGGGTGACCGATGGCGAAGCGCTGGAATGCGTTAAACGCGCCATGGGCGTGACTCGCATCGAAATTGAAGCCTTGCTGTCACAAGGCTTGCCCAATACGCCGATGGCCGGTGCTTTTTTGCGTGTGACGGGTGGCAATTTTGTCACGGCGCGGCCGGTGGGCGTGGTAGATGGTATTGATTTCCAATATACAGGTGCCGTGCGCAAGGTGATCGCCGAAGAAATACAGGCTGATCTGGCGCAAGAAAATGTGGTGCTGATTACGCCGATTAGTGCCTCACCTACCGGTGAGATTTTTAATCTGGCATGGGAGGAGGTGGCCGAAGCCGTGGCTGTGGCTGTGCAGGCGGACAAATTGATTTACCTGTGTGATGCAGCAGGCGTGGTGAATGCCAAAGGCGCGCTGATTGATGCGCTAACGGCAGATGAAGCGCAAAAAATTGCGGGGAAATATTTGCAGGCGCAGGCACCCGAAATTGCGCGCGTTTTGCCCAGTGCTGTGCGGGCATGTCGCGCGGGCGTTGGGCGTGTACACTTTCTTGATCGTCAATCAGATGGCGCGATGCTGATGGAATTCTTTACCCGCGATGGCGTGGGTACGGTGATGACGCAAGCACCACTGGCACGGTTGCGTGATGCCACGATTGACGATGTGGGGGCGATTTTGCGGTTGATCGAGCCGCTTGAAGCCGATGGCACGCTGGTCAAGCGTGGTCGTGAGCGGCTGGAAATGGAAGTCAGCCGGTTTTCTCTGGTAGAGCATGACGGCGTGGTGGTTGGTTGTGCTGCGCTTTATCCTTTTACCGATGCAAAGTCGGCTGAACTGGCCTGTGTTGCCGTGATGCCTGATTTTCGGCGTAGCGGGTATGGCGATCAACTGCGTGCCTATATTGAGACGCGTGCAAGAAAAATGAAGTTAAAACAGCTTTTCGTACTCACCACACGCACCGCGCACTGGTTTATCGAGCGTGGCTTTGTTGAATCCAGCGTGGATGCTTTGCCCGCTGCGCGGCGTGAGGTTTATAACCTGCAACGCCGTTCAAAAGTTCTGGTGAAGACGCTATGA
- the lpdA gene encoding dihydrolipoyl dehydrogenase, with amino-acid sequence MSQLVEVRVPDIGDFKDIPIIDLLVKVGDSVKVEDALMTLESDKATLDVPSPVAGVIHELKVKLGDKVSTGTPVAMVTVADAATVTVAATLNQEAPSSAAQSSTQPEAAPKVLSPSLGGAGDTAAPPNNQAATPTPAQAGRTAAHFSGTADIVCDLLVLGAGPGGYSAAFRAADMGLKTVLVERYATLGGVCLNVGCIPSKALLHVAEVMDEAAHANTLGIQFAAPTIDLDRLRAHKAGVVSKLTTGLAGMAKARKVEVVRGLGRFLDATHLEVETTTGNAQEKTGSTRVIRFTQCIIAAGSAAIHLPFIPESPKDPRIVDSTGALELPFTPKRMLVIGGGIIGLEMATVYAALGAKVDVVEMQDTLMQGPDRDLVAVWEKQNASRFERIMLKTKTVSVDSQADSLVVTFSGKEAPKERQHYDLILQAAGRVPNGKKIDAANAGVIVTDRGFIPVDNQMRTNVPHIFAIGDIVGQPMLAHKAVHEAHVAAEVAAGMKSYFDARVIPSVAYTHPEVAWVGVGEDEAKEIGRKVTVAKFPWAASGRAIANGAEYGFTKLLFDAETHRVIGGSIVGPNAGDMIGEVALAIEMGADATDIGKTIHPHPTLGESIGMAAEVAHGSCTDLPPPRKR; translated from the coding sequence ATGAGTCAACTGGTTGAAGTGCGGGTTCCTGATATTGGTGATTTCAAGGACATCCCCATCATCGATCTTCTGGTGAAGGTCGGCGATAGTGTCAAGGTGGAAGATGCACTCATGACGCTTGAATCAGATAAAGCCACGCTGGATGTGCCCTCGCCCGTGGCGGGCGTGATCCATGAATTGAAGGTAAAGCTGGGCGATAAAGTCTCTACCGGTACTCCGGTGGCGATGGTGACGGTGGCCGATGCAGCCACCGTCACCGTGGCAGCCACGCTGAATCAAGAAGCCCCATCCTCCGCTGCTCAATCAAGTACACAACCAGAAGCTGCACCAAAAGTCTTGAGCCCGTCTCTGGGCGGCGCTGGTGATACGGCGGCACCGCCAAATAATCAGGCCGCTACGCCAACCCCCGCCCAGGCAGGGCGAACAGCGGCACACTTTTCTGGCACCGCTGACATCGTCTGTGATCTGCTGGTATTGGGTGCAGGGCCGGGCGGCTATTCAGCAGCTTTTCGCGCGGCGGATATGGGTTTGAAAACCGTACTGGTTGAACGCTACGCCACCTTGGGTGGCGTGTGTTTGAATGTCGGCTGCATCCCCTCAAAGGCCTTGCTGCATGTGGCTGAAGTGATGGATGAAGCGGCACATGCCAACACGCTAGGTATTCAATTTGCGGCCCCGACCATTGATCTTGACCGCCTGCGTGCGCACAAGGCAGGGGTTGTCAGCAAACTCACCACGGGCCTGGCCGGTATGGCCAAAGCGCGCAAGGTAGAGGTCGTGCGTGGGCTTGGACGCTTTCTGGACGCCACTCATCTTGAAGTGGAAACCACGACTGGCAACGCACAGGAAAAAACCGGCTCAACGCGCGTCATACGCTTTACGCAATGCATCATCGCGGCAGGCAGTGCGGCCATTCATTTGCCGTTTATTCCCGAGTCACCCAAAGACCCACGCATCGTTGATTCAACCGGCGCGCTCGAATTGCCATTCACCCCGAAGCGCATGCTGGTGATCGGCGGCGGCATTATCGGACTGGAAATGGCCACGGTTTATGCCGCTCTGGGCGCCAAGGTGGATGTTGTCGAAATGCAAGACACCTTGATGCAAGGGCCGGATCGCGACCTGGTTGCAGTTTGGGAAAAGCAGAACGCCAGCCGCTTTGAGCGCATCATGCTCAAAACAAAAACAGTCTCCGTCGATTCGCAAGCGGATAGTCTGGTGGTTACCTTTTCGGGCAAAGAAGCGCCTAAAGAGCGGCAACACTATGACCTCATTCTGCAAGCCGCTGGCCGCGTGCCGAATGGCAAAAAAATTGATGCGGCCAATGCGGGCGTCATCGTGACTGACCGTGGATTTATTCCAGTCGATAATCAGATGCGCACCAATGTGCCGCACATTTTCGCCATCGGCGATATCGTCGGCCAGCCCATGCTCGCTCACAAAGCCGTGCATGAAGCCCATGTCGCCGCGGAAGTCGCCGCTGGCATGAAGAGCTATTTCGATGCCCGCGTGATTCCCTCGGTAGCCTATACACATCCTGAAGTCGCCTGGGTTGGCGTGGGTGAAGACGAAGCCAAAGAGATCGGCCGCAAAGTCACCGTGGCCAAATTTCCGTGGGCTGCCTCGGGCCGCGCGATTGCCAACGGGGCGGAATACGGTTTCACCAAGCTCTTGTTCGATGCAGAAACACATCGCGTCATTGGCGGCAGCATCGTCGGACCCAACGCGGGTGACATGATCGGCGAAGTGGCGCTGGCCATCGAGATGGGAGCGGACGCAACAGACATCGGCAAAACCATCCACCCGCATCCCACGCTGGGCGAGAGCATCGGCATGGCAGCAGAAGTAGCGCACGGCAGTTGCACCGATTTACCGCCACCGCGAAAACGTTGA
- a CDS encoding oxidative damage protection protein — protein sequence MTRMVHCIKLGKEAEGLEFPPMPGELGKKLYESVSKEAWQAWIKLQTMIINENRLSLADPQHRKYLTEQVQKHFFGDGADQVSGYVPPAA from the coding sequence ATGACACGCATGGTTCACTGCATCAAGCTCGGTAAAGAAGCCGAAGGCCTGGAGTTCCCCCCGATGCCAGGAGAGTTGGGCAAAAAACTGTATGAGAGTGTATCCAAAGAAGCCTGGCAGGCATGGATCAAGCTGCAAACCATGATCATCAATGAAAACCGCTTGAGCCTGGCCGACCCGCAGCATCGCAAATATTTAACCGAGCAAGTGCAAAAACATTTCTTTGGTGATGGCGCTGATCAAGTCAGCGGTTATGTGCCCCCGGCAGCTTAA
- the rpiA gene encoding ribose-5-phosphate isomerase RpiA — translation MTQDEMKQAVAHAARDYVAAHLPVGAILGVGTGSTANYFIDALTPMKDRLGGVIASSEATHQRLAGHGMLVLDLNDVEHIGIYVDGADEIDESLAMIKGGGGALTREKIVAAVADTFVCICDASKHVATLGRFPLPVEVIPMARAHVARQLSQLGGTPKLREGFITDNGNLILDVHGLRINQPTTLESQIDGIAGVVSNGLFARRGADVLLLATSSAVKVVKR, via the coding sequence ATGACGCAAGATGAAATGAAACAAGCGGTGGCGCACGCTGCGCGCGATTACGTGGCGGCGCATCTACCCGTGGGTGCCATTCTCGGTGTAGGCACCGGCTCAACGGCCAATTATTTTATTGATGCGCTCACCCCGATGAAAGATCGTCTAGGGGGTGTTATCGCTAGCTCAGAAGCCACGCACCAGCGGCTGGCAGGCCATGGCATGCTCGTGCTCGATCTGAACGATGTCGAGCACATCGGCATTTACGTGGATGGTGCCGATGAGATTGATGAAAGCCTGGCCATGATCAAGGGTGGCGGCGGCGCGCTCACGCGCGAAAAAATTGTCGCCGCAGTGGCGGATACGTTTGTTTGCATCTGCGATGCCTCGAAGCACGTTGCCACCCTGGGCCGTTTTCCGCTGCCGGTGGAAGTAATCCCGATGGCACGTGCCCATGTCGCGCGGCAACTTAGCCAATTGGGCGGCACGCCCAAGCTGCGGGAAGGCTTCATCACCGATAATGGTAACCTGATACTCGATGTGCATGGCCTGCGCATTAACCAACCCACGACGCTGGAAAGCCAGATTGATGGTATTGCCGGTGTCGTCAGTAATGGGCTCTTCGCCCGGCGTGGTGCCGATGTGCTGCTACTTGCCACGTCAAGTGCGGTTAAGGTGGTGAAACGATAG